The proteins below are encoded in one region of Mangifera indica cultivar Alphonso chromosome 7, CATAS_Mindica_2.1, whole genome shotgun sequence:
- the LOC123221587 gene encoding trichohyalin-like isoform X1, with amino-acid sequence MEEEFDNYLGVKAELQPLGVDPKRGWSFFSVHELESELSGQRHDGDLREEEAERKAKLDEIAEEHRQRQWEETEERRKEEAECEAKLDKIAEEHRQRQWEEAEKRRKEEAECEAKLDKIAEEHRQRQWEETEKRRKAEAECEAQLDKIAEEHSQRRWEDTEKQREEEAEREAKLDEIAEEHRQRQWEETEKRRKEEAEREAKLDKIAEEHRLRQWEETEKQRKEEAEREAKLDEIAEEHRQRQWEEAEKRRREEAECEAKLDEIAEEHRQRQWEETEKRRKEEAEREAKLDKIAEEHRQRQWEETEKRRKEEAEREAKLDKIAEERRQRQWEETEKRRKEEAEREAELDEIAEEHRQRQWEETEKQRKEEAEREAQLDKIAEEHRQRQWEETEKRRKEEAEREAKLDEIAEEYRQRQWEEAEKRRKEEAERKAKLDEIAEEHRQRQWEEAEKRRKEEAECKAKLNKIAEEHRQRQWVEAERRRKEEAEREARLNEIAQKQRQRQQEEAERRRKEEAERKARLDEIAEKLRQLQEEEAEGQRKEVERNARLDEIAEKQRQRQQEEVERWRKEKAGRKARLDEIAEKQRQRQQEEAERRRKEEAERKARFEEIAEKQRQRQQEEAERRRKEEAEHKARFEEVAEKQRQRQQEEAESQRKKEAERKARIDEIAEKQRLRQKEEAERQRKEEAERKARLEKIAEKQKQRQQEEAERRIKKEAEHKARLDEIAEKQRQRQQEEADSRRKEEAECKARIDKIAEKQRQRQQEEAERRRNEEAERKAKIDEIAEKQRQRQQEVAEKRRKEEAERKARLDEIAEKQRQRQQEAAERRRKEEAERKARLDEITEKQRQWQQEEAESQRKEEAERKARIDEIAEKQRLRQQEEAERQRKEEAECKARLDEIIEKQSQREQEEPERQRKEEAECKARLDEIAEKQRQWGGGEFGRGGKAENRSSLLETN; translated from the exons ATGGAAGAAGAGTTTGACAATTATCTTGGTGTAAAGGCTGAGTTACAACCCCTAGGTGTGGATCCTAAAAGGGGTTGGAGTTTTTTCAGTGTGCATGAG CTAGAGAGTGAACTCAGCGGGCAACGTCATGATGGAGACCTCAGAGAAGAAGAAGCTGAACGCAAGGCAAAATTAGACGAGATTGCTGAAGAACATAGGCAAAGGCAGTGGGAAG AGACTGAGGAAcgaagaaaagaagaagctgAATGCGAGGCAAAATTAGACAAGATTGCTGAAGAACATAGGCAAAGGCAGTGGGAAG AGGCTGAGAAAcgaagaaaagaagaagctgAATGCGAGGCAAAATTAGACAAGATTGCAGAAGAACATAGGCAAAGGCAGTGGGAAG AGACTGAGAAACGAAGAAAAGCAGAAGCTGAATGCGAGGCACAATTAGACAAGATTGCTGAAGAACATAGTCAAAGACGGTGGGAAG ATACTGagaaacaaagagaagaagaagctgAACGCGAGGCAAAATTAGACGAGATTGCTGAAGAACATAGGCAAAGGCAGTGGGAAG AGACTGAGAAAcgaagaaaagaagaagctgAACGTGAGGCAAAATTAGACAAGATTGCTGAAGAACATAGGCTAAGGCAGTGGGAAG AGACtgagaaacaaagaaaagaagaagctgAACGCGAGGCAAAATTAGACGAGATTGCTGAAGAACATAGGCAAAGGCAGTGGGAAG AGGCTGAGAAACGAAGGAGAGAAGAAGCTGAATGCGAGGCAAAATTAGATGAGATTGCTGAAGAACATAGGCAAAGGCAGTGGGAAG AGACTGAGAAAcgaagaaaagaagaagctgAACGTGAGGCAAAATTAGACAAGATTGCTGAAGAACATAGGCAAAGACAGTGGGAag AGACTGAGAAAcgaagaaaagaagaagctgAACGCGAGGCAAAATTAGACAAGATTGCTGAAGAACGTAGGCAAAGACAGTGGGAAG AGACTGAGAAAcgaagaaaagaagaagctgAACGCGAGGCAGAGTTAGACGAGATTGCTGAAGAACATAGGCAAAGGCAGTGGGAAG AGACtgagaaacaaagaaaagaagaagctgAACGCGAGGCACAATTAGACAAGATAGCTGAAGAACATAGGCAAAGACAGTGGGAAG AGACTGAGAAAcgaagaaaagaagaagctgAACGCGAGGCAAAATTAGACGAAATTGCTGAAGAATATAGGCAAAGGCAGTGGGAAG AGGCTGAGAAACGACGAAAAGAAGAAGCTGAACGCAAGGCAAAATTAGACGAGATTGCTGAAGAACATAGGCAAAGGCAGTGGGAAG AGGCTGAGAAAcgaagaaaagaagaagctgAATGCAAGGCAAAATTAAACAAGATTGCTGAAGAACATAGGCAAAGGCAGTGGGTTG AGGCTGAGAGAcgaagaaaagaagaagctgAACGTGAGGCAAGATTAAACGAGATTGCTCAAAAACAAAGGCAAAGGCAGCAGGAAG AGGCTGAGAGAcgaagaaaagaagaagctgAACGCAAGGCAAGATTAGATGAGATTGCTGAAAAACTGAGGCAACTGCAGGAGGAAG AGGCTGAGGGACAAAGAAAAGAAGTTGAACGCAACGCAAGATTAGACGAAATAGCTGAAAAACAGAGGCAAAGGCAGCAGGAAg AGGTTGAGAgatggagaaaagaaaaagccgGACGCAAGGCAAGATTAGACGAGATAGCTGAAAAACAGAGGCAGAGGCAGCAGGAAG AGGCTGAGAGAcgaagaaaagaagaagctgAACGCAAGGCAAGATTTGAAGAGATTGCTGAAAAACAGAGGCAAAGGCAGCAGGAAG AGGCTGAGAGAcgaagaaaagaagaagctgAACACAAGGCAAGATTTGAAGAGGTTGCTGAGAAACAGAGGCAAAGGCAGCAGGAAG AAGCTGAGagtcaaagaaaaaaagaagctGAACGCAAGGCAAGAATAGACGAGATCGCTGAAAAACAGAGGCTAAGGCAGAAGGAAg AGGCTGAGAGACAAAGAAAAGAGGAAGCTGAACGCAAGGCAAGATTAGAAAAGATCGCtgaaaaacagaaacaaagGCAGCAGGAAG AGGCTGAGAGACGAATAAAAAAAGAAGCTGAACACAAGGCAAGATTAGACGAGATCGCTGAAAAACAGAGGCAAAGGCAGCAGGaag AGGCTGATAGTcgaagaaaagaagaagctgAATGCAAGGCAAGAATAGACAAGATCGCGGAAAAACAGAGGCAAAGGCAGCAGGAAg AGGCTGAGAGACGAAGAAATGAAGAAGCTGAACGCAAGGCAAAAATAGATGAGATTGCTGAAAAACAGAGACAAAGGCAGCAGGAAG TGGCTGAGAAACGAAGAAAAGAGGAAGCTGAACGCAAGGCAAGATTAGACGAGATAGCTGAAAAACAGAGGCAAAGGCAGCAGGAAG CGGCTGAGAGACGAAGAAAAGAGGAAGCTGAACGCAAGGCAAGATTAGATGAGATCACTGAAAAACAGAGGCAATGGCAGCAGGAAG AGGCTGAGagtcaaagaaaagaagaagctgAACGCAAGGCAAGAATAGACGAGATCGCTGAAAAACAGAGGCTAAGGCAGCAGGAAg AGGCTGAGAGACAAAGAAAAGAGGAAGCTGAATGCAAGGCAAGATTAGACGAGATCATTGAAAAACAGAGTCAAAGGGAGCAGGAAG AGCCTGAGagacaaagaaaagaagaagctgAATGCAAGGCAAGATTGGATGAGATTGCTGAAAAACAGAGGCAATGGGGTGGGGGGGAATTTGGAAGAGGAGGAAAGGCTGAGAACAGAAGCTCTCTTTTGGAGACCAACTGA
- the LOC123221587 gene encoding trichohyalin-like isoform X9 — MEEEFDNYLGVKAELQPLGVDPKRGWSFFSVHELESELSGQRHDGDLREEEAERKAKLDEIAEEHRQRQWEETEERRKEEAECEAKLDKIAEEHRQRQWEEAEKRRKEEAECEAKLDKIAEEHRQRQWEETEKRRKAEAECEAQLDKIAEEHSQRRWEDTEKQREEEAEREAKLDEIAEEHRQRQWEETEKRRKEEAEREAKLDKIAEEHRLRQWEETEKQRKEEAEREAKLDEIAEEHRQRQWEETEKRRKEEAEREAKLDKIAEERRQRQWEETEKRRKEEAEREAELDEIAEEHRQRQWEETEKQRKEEAEREAQLDKIAEEHRQRQWEETEKRRKEEAEREAKLDEIAEEYRQRQWEEAEKRRKEEAERKAKLDEIAEEHRQRQWEEAEKRRKEEAECKAKLNKIAEEHRQRQWVEAERRRKEEAEREARLNEIAQKQRQRQQEEAERRRKEEAERKARLDEIAEKLRQLQEEEAEGQRKEVERNARLDEIAEKQRQRQQEEVERWRKEKAGRKARLDEIAEKQRQRQQEEAERRRKEEAERKARFEEIAEKQRQRQQEEAERRRKEEAEHKARFEEVAEKQRQRQQEEAESQRKKEAERKARIDEIAEKQRLRQKEEAERQRKEEAERKARLEKIAEKQKQRQQEEAERRIKKEAEHKARLDEIAEKQRQRQQEEADSRRKEEAECKARIDKIAEKQRQRQQEEAERRRNEEAERKAKIDEIAEKQRQRQQEVAEKRRKEEAERKARLDEIAEKQRQRQQEAAERRRKEEAERKARLDEITEKQRQWQQEEAESQRKEEAERKARIDEIAEKQRLRQQEEAERQRKEEAECKARLDEIIEKQSQREQEEPERQRKEEAECKARLDEIAEKQRQWGGGEFGRGGKAENRSSLLETN, encoded by the exons ATGGAAGAAGAGTTTGACAATTATCTTGGTGTAAAGGCTGAGTTACAACCCCTAGGTGTGGATCCTAAAAGGGGTTGGAGTTTTTTCAGTGTGCATGAG CTAGAGAGTGAACTCAGCGGGCAACGTCATGATGGAGACCTCAGAGAAGAAGAAGCTGAACGCAAGGCAAAATTAGACGAGATTGCTGAAGAACATAGGCAAAGGCAGTGGGAAG AGACTGAGGAAcgaagaaaagaagaagctgAATGCGAGGCAAAATTAGACAAGATTGCTGAAGAACATAGGCAAAGGCAGTGGGAAG AGGCTGAGAAAcgaagaaaagaagaagctgAATGCGAGGCAAAATTAGACAAGATTGCAGAAGAACATAGGCAAAGGCAGTGGGAAG AGACTGAGAAACGAAGAAAAGCAGAAGCTGAATGCGAGGCACAATTAGACAAGATTGCTGAAGAACATAGTCAAAGACGGTGGGAAG ATACTGagaaacaaagagaagaagaagctgAACGCGAGGCAAAATTAGACGAGATTGCTGAAGAACATAGGCAAAGGCAGTGGGAAG AGACTGAGAAAcgaagaaaagaagaagctgAACGTGAGGCAAAATTAGACAAGATTGCTGAAGAACATAGGCTAAGGCAGTGGGAAG AGACtgagaaacaaagaaaagaagaagctgAACGCGAGGCAAAATTAGACGAGATTGCTGAAGAACATAGGCAAAGGCAGTGGGAAG AGACTGAGAAAcgaagaaaagaagaagctgAACGCGAGGCAAAATTAGACAAGATTGCTGAAGAACGTAGGCAAAGACAGTGGGAAG AGACTGAGAAAcgaagaaaagaagaagctgAACGCGAGGCAGAGTTAGACGAGATTGCTGAAGAACATAGGCAAAGGCAGTGGGAAG AGACtgagaaacaaagaaaagaagaagctgAACGCGAGGCACAATTAGACAAGATAGCTGAAGAACATAGGCAAAGACAGTGGGAAG AGACTGAGAAAcgaagaaaagaagaagctgAACGCGAGGCAAAATTAGACGAAATTGCTGAAGAATATAGGCAAAGGCAGTGGGAAG AGGCTGAGAAACGACGAAAAGAAGAAGCTGAACGCAAGGCAAAATTAGACGAGATTGCTGAAGAACATAGGCAAAGGCAGTGGGAAG AGGCTGAGAAAcgaagaaaagaagaagctgAATGCAAGGCAAAATTAAACAAGATTGCTGAAGAACATAGGCAAAGGCAGTGGGTTG AGGCTGAGAGAcgaagaaaagaagaagctgAACGTGAGGCAAGATTAAACGAGATTGCTCAAAAACAAAGGCAAAGGCAGCAGGAAG AGGCTGAGAGAcgaagaaaagaagaagctgAACGCAAGGCAAGATTAGATGAGATTGCTGAAAAACTGAGGCAACTGCAGGAGGAAG AGGCTGAGGGACAAAGAAAAGAAGTTGAACGCAACGCAAGATTAGACGAAATAGCTGAAAAACAGAGGCAAAGGCAGCAGGAAg AGGTTGAGAgatggagaaaagaaaaagccgGACGCAAGGCAAGATTAGACGAGATAGCTGAAAAACAGAGGCAGAGGCAGCAGGAAG AGGCTGAGAGAcgaagaaaagaagaagctgAACGCAAGGCAAGATTTGAAGAGATTGCTGAAAAACAGAGGCAAAGGCAGCAGGAAG AGGCTGAGAGAcgaagaaaagaagaagctgAACACAAGGCAAGATTTGAAGAGGTTGCTGAGAAACAGAGGCAAAGGCAGCAGGAAG AAGCTGAGagtcaaagaaaaaaagaagctGAACGCAAGGCAAGAATAGACGAGATCGCTGAAAAACAGAGGCTAAGGCAGAAGGAAg AGGCTGAGAGACAAAGAAAAGAGGAAGCTGAACGCAAGGCAAGATTAGAAAAGATCGCtgaaaaacagaaacaaagGCAGCAGGAAG AGGCTGAGAGACGAATAAAAAAAGAAGCTGAACACAAGGCAAGATTAGACGAGATCGCTGAAAAACAGAGGCAAAGGCAGCAGGaag AGGCTGATAGTcgaagaaaagaagaagctgAATGCAAGGCAAGAATAGACAAGATCGCGGAAAAACAGAGGCAAAGGCAGCAGGAAg AGGCTGAGAGACGAAGAAATGAAGAAGCTGAACGCAAGGCAAAAATAGATGAGATTGCTGAAAAACAGAGACAAAGGCAGCAGGAAG TGGCTGAGAAACGAAGAAAAGAGGAAGCTGAACGCAAGGCAAGATTAGACGAGATAGCTGAAAAACAGAGGCAAAGGCAGCAGGAAG CGGCTGAGAGACGAAGAAAAGAGGAAGCTGAACGCAAGGCAAGATTAGATGAGATCACTGAAAAACAGAGGCAATGGCAGCAGGAAG AGGCTGAGagtcaaagaaaagaagaagctgAACGCAAGGCAAGAATAGACGAGATCGCTGAAAAACAGAGGCTAAGGCAGCAGGAAg AGGCTGAGAGACAAAGAAAAGAGGAAGCTGAATGCAAGGCAAGATTAGACGAGATCATTGAAAAACAGAGTCAAAGGGAGCAGGAAG AGCCTGAGagacaaagaaaagaagaagctgAATGCAAGGCAAGATTGGATGAGATTGCTGAAAAACAGAGGCAATGGGGTGGGGGGGAATTTGGAAGAGGAGGAAAGGCTGAGAACAGAAGCTCTCTTTTGGAGACCAACTGA
- the LOC123221587 gene encoding trichohyalin-like isoform X26 → MEEEFDNYLGVKAELQPLGVDPKRGWSFFSVHELESELSGQRHDGDLREEEAERKAKLDEIAEEHRQRQWEETEKRRKEEAEREAKLDKIAEEHRLRQWEETEKRRKEEAEREAKLDKIAEEHRQRQWEETEKRRKEEAEREAKLDKIAEERRQRQWEETEKRRKEEAEREAELDEIAEEHRQRQWEETEKQRKEEAEREAQLDKIAEEHRQRQWEETEKRRKEEAEREAKLDEIAEEYRQRQWEEAEKRRKEEAERKAKLDEIAEEHRQRQWEEAEKRRKEEAECKAKLNKIAEEHRQRQWVEAERRRKEEAEREARLNEIAQKQRQRQQEEAERRRKEEAERKARLDEIAEKLRQLQEEEAEGQRKEVERNARLDEIAEKQRQRQQEEVERWRKEKAGRKARLDEIAEKQRQRQQEEAERRRKEEAERKARFEEIAEKQRQRQQEEAERRRKEEAEHKARFEEVAEKQRQRQQEEAESQRKKEAERKARIDEIAEKQRLRQKEEAERQRKEEAERKARLEKIAEKQKQRQQEEAERRIKKEAEHKARLDEIAEKQRQRQQEEADSRRKEEAECKARIDKIAEKQRQRQQEEAERRRNEEAERKAKIDEIAEKQRQRQQEVAEKRRKEEAERKARLDEIAEKQRQRQQEAAERRRKEEAERKARLDEITEKQRQWQQEEAESQRKEEAERKARIDEIAEKQRLRQQEEAERQRKEEAECKARLDEIIEKQSQREQEEPERQRKEEAECKARLDEIAEKQRQWGGGEFGRGGKAENRSSLLETN, encoded by the exons ATGGAAGAAGAGTTTGACAATTATCTTGGTGTAAAGGCTGAGTTACAACCCCTAGGTGTGGATCCTAAAAGGGGTTGGAGTTTTTTCAGTGTGCATGAG CTAGAGAGTGAACTCAGCGGGCAACGTCATGATGGAGACCTCAGAGAAGAAGAAGCTGAACGCAAGGCAAAATTAGACGAGATTGCTGAAGAACATAGGCAAAGGCAGTGGGAAG AGACTGAGAAAcgaagaaaagaagaagctgAACGTGAGGCAAAATTAGACAAGATTGCTGAAGAACATAGGCTAAGGCAGTGGGAAG AGACTGAGAAAcgaagaaaagaagaagctgAACGTGAGGCAAAATTAGACAAGATTGCTGAAGAACATAGGCAAAGACAGTGGGAag AGACTGAGAAAcgaagaaaagaagaagctgAACGCGAGGCAAAATTAGACAAGATTGCTGAAGAACGTAGGCAAAGACAGTGGGAAG AGACTGAGAAAcgaagaaaagaagaagctgAACGCGAGGCAGAGTTAGACGAGATTGCTGAAGAACATAGGCAAAGGCAGTGGGAAG AGACtgagaaacaaagaaaagaagaagctgAACGCGAGGCACAATTAGACAAGATAGCTGAAGAACATAGGCAAAGACAGTGGGAAG AGACTGAGAAAcgaagaaaagaagaagctgAACGCGAGGCAAAATTAGACGAAATTGCTGAAGAATATAGGCAAAGGCAGTGGGAAG AGGCTGAGAAACGACGAAAAGAAGAAGCTGAACGCAAGGCAAAATTAGACGAGATTGCTGAAGAACATAGGCAAAGGCAGTGGGAAG AGGCTGAGAAAcgaagaaaagaagaagctgAATGCAAGGCAAAATTAAACAAGATTGCTGAAGAACATAGGCAAAGGCAGTGGGTTG AGGCTGAGAGAcgaagaaaagaagaagctgAACGTGAGGCAAGATTAAACGAGATTGCTCAAAAACAAAGGCAAAGGCAGCAGGAAG AGGCTGAGAGAcgaagaaaagaagaagctgAACGCAAGGCAAGATTAGATGAGATTGCTGAAAAACTGAGGCAACTGCAGGAGGAAG AGGCTGAGGGACAAAGAAAAGAAGTTGAACGCAACGCAAGATTAGACGAAATAGCTGAAAAACAGAGGCAAAGGCAGCAGGAAg AGGTTGAGAgatggagaaaagaaaaagccgGACGCAAGGCAAGATTAGACGAGATAGCTGAAAAACAGAGGCAGAGGCAGCAGGAAG AGGCTGAGAGAcgaagaaaagaagaagctgAACGCAAGGCAAGATTTGAAGAGATTGCTGAAAAACAGAGGCAAAGGCAGCAGGAAG AGGCTGAGAGAcgaagaaaagaagaagctgAACACAAGGCAAGATTTGAAGAGGTTGCTGAGAAACAGAGGCAAAGGCAGCAGGAAG AAGCTGAGagtcaaagaaaaaaagaagctGAACGCAAGGCAAGAATAGACGAGATCGCTGAAAAACAGAGGCTAAGGCAGAAGGAAg AGGCTGAGAGACAAAGAAAAGAGGAAGCTGAACGCAAGGCAAGATTAGAAAAGATCGCtgaaaaacagaaacaaagGCAGCAGGAAG AGGCTGAGAGACGAATAAAAAAAGAAGCTGAACACAAGGCAAGATTAGACGAGATCGCTGAAAAACAGAGGCAAAGGCAGCAGGaag AGGCTGATAGTcgaagaaaagaagaagctgAATGCAAGGCAAGAATAGACAAGATCGCGGAAAAACAGAGGCAAAGGCAGCAGGAAg AGGCTGAGAGACGAAGAAATGAAGAAGCTGAACGCAAGGCAAAAATAGATGAGATTGCTGAAAAACAGAGACAAAGGCAGCAGGAAG TGGCTGAGAAACGAAGAAAAGAGGAAGCTGAACGCAAGGCAAGATTAGACGAGATAGCTGAAAAACAGAGGCAAAGGCAGCAGGAAG CGGCTGAGAGACGAAGAAAAGAGGAAGCTGAACGCAAGGCAAGATTAGATGAGATCACTGAAAAACAGAGGCAATGGCAGCAGGAAG AGGCTGAGagtcaaagaaaagaagaagctgAACGCAAGGCAAGAATAGACGAGATCGCTGAAAAACAGAGGCTAAGGCAGCAGGAAg AGGCTGAGAGACAAAGAAAAGAGGAAGCTGAATGCAAGGCAAGATTAGACGAGATCATTGAAAAACAGAGTCAAAGGGAGCAGGAAG AGCCTGAGagacaaagaaaagaagaagctgAATGCAAGGCAAGATTGGATGAGATTGCTGAAAAACAGAGGCAATGGGGTGGGGGGGAATTTGGAAGAGGAGGAAAGGCTGAGAACAGAAGCTCTCTTTTGGAGACCAACTGA
- the LOC123221587 gene encoding trichohyalin-like isoform X23, with protein sequence MEEEFDNYLGVKAELQPLGVDPKRGWSFFSVHELESELSGQRHDGDLREEEAERKAKLDEIAEEHRQRQWEETEERRKEEAECEAKLDKIAEEHRQRQWEEAEKRRKEEAECEAKLDKIAEEHRQRQWEETEKRRKAEAECEAQLDKIAEEHSQRRWEDTEKQREEEAEREAKLDEIAEEHRQRQWEETEKRRKEEAEREAKLDKIAEEHRLRQWEETEKQRKEEAEREAKLDEIAEEHRQRQWEEAEKRRKEEAERKAKLDEIAEEHRQRQWEEAEKRRKEEAECKAKLNKIAEEHRQRQWVEAERRRKEEAEREARLNEIAQKQRQRQQEEAERRRKEEAERKARLDEIAEKLRQLQEEEAEGQRKEVERNARLDEIAEKQRQRQQEEVERWRKEKAGRKARLDEIAEKQRQRQQEEAERRRKEEAERKARFEEIAEKQRQRQQEEAERRRKEEAEHKARFEEVAEKQRQRQQEEAESQRKKEAERKARIDEIAEKQRLRQKEEAERQRKEEAERKARLEKIAEKQKQRQQEEAERRIKKEAEHKARLDEIAEKQRQRQQEEADSRRKEEAECKARIDKIAEKQRQRQQEEAERRRNEEAERKAKIDEIAEKQRQRQQEVAEKRRKEEAERKARLDEIAEKQRQRQQEAAERRRKEEAERKARLDEITEKQRQWQQEEAESQRKEEAERKARIDEIAEKQRLRQQEEAERQRKEEAECKARLDEIIEKQSQREQEEPERQRKEEAECKARLDEIAEKQRQWGGGEFGRGGKAENRSSLLETN encoded by the exons ATGGAAGAAGAGTTTGACAATTATCTTGGTGTAAAGGCTGAGTTACAACCCCTAGGTGTGGATCCTAAAAGGGGTTGGAGTTTTTTCAGTGTGCATGAG CTAGAGAGTGAACTCAGCGGGCAACGTCATGATGGAGACCTCAGAGAAGAAGAAGCTGAACGCAAGGCAAAATTAGACGAGATTGCTGAAGAACATAGGCAAAGGCAGTGGGAAG AGACTGAGGAAcgaagaaaagaagaagctgAATGCGAGGCAAAATTAGACAAGATTGCTGAAGAACATAGGCAAAGGCAGTGGGAAG AGGCTGAGAAAcgaagaaaagaagaagctgAATGCGAGGCAAAATTAGACAAGATTGCAGAAGAACATAGGCAAAGGCAGTGGGAAG AGACTGAGAAACGAAGAAAAGCAGAAGCTGAATGCGAGGCACAATTAGACAAGATTGCTGAAGAACATAGTCAAAGACGGTGGGAAG ATACTGagaaacaaagagaagaagaagctgAACGCGAGGCAAAATTAGACGAGATTGCTGAAGAACATAGGCAAAGGCAGTGGGAAG AGACTGAGAAAcgaagaaaagaagaagctgAACGTGAGGCAAAATTAGACAAGATTGCTGAAGAACATAGGCTAAGGCAGTGGGAAG AGACtgagaaacaaagaaaagaagaagctgAACGCGAGGCAAAATTAGACGAGATTGCTGAAGAACATAGGCAAAGGCAGTGGGAAG AGGCTGAGAAACGACGAAAAGAAGAAGCTGAACGCAAGGCAAAATTAGACGAGATTGCTGAAGAACATAGGCAAAGGCAGTGGGAAG AGGCTGAGAAAcgaagaaaagaagaagctgAATGCAAGGCAAAATTAAACAAGATTGCTGAAGAACATAGGCAAAGGCAGTGGGTTG AGGCTGAGAGAcgaagaaaagaagaagctgAACGTGAGGCAAGATTAAACGAGATTGCTCAAAAACAAAGGCAAAGGCAGCAGGAAG AGGCTGAGAGAcgaagaaaagaagaagctgAACGCAAGGCAAGATTAGATGAGATTGCTGAAAAACTGAGGCAACTGCAGGAGGAAG AGGCTGAGGGACAAAGAAAAGAAGTTGAACGCAACGCAAGATTAGACGAAATAGCTGAAAAACAGAGGCAAAGGCAGCAGGAAg AGGTTGAGAgatggagaaaagaaaaagccgGACGCAAGGCAAGATTAGACGAGATAGCTGAAAAACAGAGGCAGAGGCAGCAGGAAG AGGCTGAGAGAcgaagaaaagaagaagctgAACGCAAGGCAAGATTTGAAGAGATTGCTGAAAAACAGAGGCAAAGGCAGCAGGAAG AGGCTGAGAGAcgaagaaaagaagaagctgAACACAAGGCAAGATTTGAAGAGGTTGCTGAGAAACAGAGGCAAAGGCAGCAGGAAG AAGCTGAGagtcaaagaaaaaaagaagctGAACGCAAGGCAAGAATAGACGAGATCGCTGAAAAACAGAGGCTAAGGCAGAAGGAAg AGGCTGAGAGACAAAGAAAAGAGGAAGCTGAACGCAAGGCAAGATTAGAAAAGATCGCtgaaaaacagaaacaaagGCAGCAGGAAG AGGCTGAGAGACGAATAAAAAAAGAAGCTGAACACAAGGCAAGATTAGACGAGATCGCTGAAAAACAGAGGCAAAGGCAGCAGGaag AGGCTGATAGTcgaagaaaagaagaagctgAATGCAAGGCAAGAATAGACAAGATCGCGGAAAAACAGAGGCAAAGGCAGCAGGAAg AGGCTGAGAGACGAAGAAATGAAGAAGCTGAACGCAAGGCAAAAATAGATGAGATTGCTGAAAAACAGAGACAAAGGCAGCAGGAAG TGGCTGAGAAACGAAGAAAAGAGGAAGCTGAACGCAAGGCAAGATTAGACGAGATAGCTGAAAAACAGAGGCAAAGGCAGCAGGAAG CGGCTGAGAGACGAAGAAAAGAGGAAGCTGAACGCAAGGCAAGATTAGATGAGATCACTGAAAAACAGAGGCAATGGCAGCAGGAAG AGGCTGAGagtcaaagaaaagaagaagctgAACGCAAGGCAAGAATAGACGAGATCGCTGAAAAACAGAGGCTAAGGCAGCAGGAAg AGGCTGAGAGACAAAGAAAAGAGGAAGCTGAATGCAAGGCAAGATTAGACGAGATCATTGAAAAACAGAGTCAAAGGGAGCAGGAAG AGCCTGAGagacaaagaaaagaagaagctgAATGCAAGGCAAGATTGGATGAGATTGCTGAAAAACAGAGGCAATGGGGTGGGGGGGAATTTGGAAGAGGAGGAAAGGCTGAGAACAGAAGCTCTCTTTTGGAGACCAACTGA